The Populus nigra chromosome 14, ddPopNigr1.1, whole genome shotgun sequence genome has a segment encoding these proteins:
- the LOC133672747 gene encoding scarecrow-like protein 32 — protein MPRNRPWPGFPTSKSLGSFGDANCMEQLLVHCVNAIESNDATLSQQILWVLNNIAPPDGDSNQRLTCAFLRALIARAAKSGTCKLLAAMENAHCNLAIDTHKFSIIELASFVDLTPWHRFGYTAANAAILEAVEGYLVIHIVDLSLTHCMQIPTLIDAIANRFEVPPLIKLTVAGATEDVPPLLDLSYEELGSKLVNFARSRNIILEFRVIPSSYADGFSSFIEQLRVQHLVYAESGEALVINCHMMLHYIPEETLSGMPGTYSNTYSYESSSSSMSFRTMFLKSLRSLDPTLVVLVDEDADLTSNNLVCRLRSAFNYLWIPYDTVDTFLPRGSRQRQWYEADICWKIENVIAHEGPQRVERLEPKCRWIQRMRNANFRGISFAEDAISEVKTMLDEHAAGWGLKKEDDDIVLTWKGHNVVFASAWLPA, from the exons ATGCCAAG AAACCGTCCCTGGCCTGGATTCCCTACATCAAAATCCTTAGGAAGCTTTGGTGATGCTAATTGCATGGAGCAGCTTTTAGTCCACTGTGTAAATGCAATTGAAAGTAATGATGCCACTCTATCCCAACAGATCCTATGGGTCCTAAACAACATTGCACCACCAGATGGTGATTCAAACCAACGCCTAACATGTGCCTTCCTAAGAGCCCTGATCGCACGTGCAGCGAAGAGTGGTACCTGCAAACTTCTTGCTGCAATGGAAAATGCTCACTGCAACCTAGCCATAGACACACATAAATTCTCTATCATTGAGCTTGCAAGCTTTGTTGACTTAACCCCATGGCATCGCTTCGGTTACACTGCAGCAAATGCTGCAATATTGGAAGCTGTTGAAGGGTATTTAGTTATTCATATTGTAGATTTAAGCTTGACACATTGCATGCAAATCCCAACTCTTATCGATGCTATTGCTAATCGGTTCGAGGTGCCCCCGTTGATAAAGCTTACTGTTGCTGGTGCCACTGAAGATGTACCACCTTTGCTTGATCTTTCTTATGAAGAGTTGGGCTCAAAGTTGGTCAACTTTGCTCGGTCACGAAACATAATATTGGAATTTAGAGTCATTCCTTCAAGTTATGCAGATGGGTTCTCTTCCTTTATCGAGCAACTTCGGGTGCAACATCTAGTGTATGCTGAAAGTGGTGAGGCGCTAGTCATAAACTGTCACATGATGCTTCATTACATACCTGAAGAAACCCTTTCTGGTATGCCTGGTACATACTCAAATACTTATTCTTATGAATCTTCATCGTCCTCTATGTCTTTTAGGACAATGTTTCTAAAGTCTCTTAGGAGTTTAGACCCAACACTTGTTGTCTTAGTAGATGAGGATGCAGATTTAACATCAAATAATTTGGTGTGTAGACTAAGGTCAGCTTTCAATTATCTATGGATACCTTATGATACTGTGGATACATTTCTTCCAAGGGGAAGTAGACAAAGACAGTGGTATGAAGCTGATATATGCTGGAAAATTGAGAATGTCATAGCACATGAGGGTCCGCAAAGGGTGGAGCGGCTTGAACCAAAATGCAGGTGGATTCAACGGATGAGAAATGCAAATTTTCGAGGCATTTCGTTCGCAGAAGATGCTATTTCTGAAGTTAAGACCATGCTTGATGAGCATGCGGCCGGCTGGGGACTAAAGAAGGAAGATGATGATATTGTACTCACTTGGAAGGGACATAATGTTGTATTTGCTAGTGCTTGGTTGCCTGCTTAA